A window from Malania oleifera isolate guangnan ecotype guangnan chromosome 7, ASM2987363v1, whole genome shotgun sequence encodes these proteins:
- the LOC131160255 gene encoding uncharacterized protein LOC131160255 isoform X1, whose amino-acid sequence MKTVGIDIPQLLTCFDTPSMSIDPSAQMNFMDDDASSGSGEDANMVDGHNKRQSTTPLTAGRNKRSRKATGDAIVDAMLEIAAASKMRATAIMKNSSACMDDFDLALDEMELVAAAAGYYYYNSVTRQPCRSLSPKGSGFMTEVLNGSDDVCREMFRMDKHVFYKLCDALRQRGMLRDTAGVMIEEQLAIFLNIVGHNERNRVIQERFQHSGETISRHFNNVLKAIKSLSREFLELPPLTTPPEILGNNRFYPYFKDCIGVIDGMHIPAHVPAKDQSRFRNRKGYLSQNVLAACTFDLQFIFIYPGWEGSAADSRVLNAVLHDPDQNFPPILEGRYYLVDSGYSNVEGFIAPFQGVRYHLHDYRGANQLPRNARELFNHRHSFLRNAILRSFDVLKMRFPILKLAPQYAFHIQRDIVIAACVLHNFIRREDRNDWLFSGVEGKTLEEFPDLDDQADMQLCSPIQEQIASSLRDSIATAMWNDFINKWDEW is encoded by the exons ATGAAGACAGTTGGGATCGACATTCCTCAGTTGTTGACATGCTTCGACACACCAAGCATGTCAATTGATCCTAGTGCACAGATGAATTTCATGGATGATGATGCTTCTTCGGGTTCCGGGGAGGATGCAAATATGGTGGATGGACACAACAAGCGTCAGTCTACAACACCATTGACTGCAGGTCGTAACAAGAGAAGTCGAAAGGCTACTGGTGATGCTATAGTGGATGCTATGCTAGAAATAGCAGCTGCTTCCAAGATGAGGGCAACCGCAATTATGAAGA ATTCATCAGCTTGCATGGATGATTTTGACTTAGCACTGGATGAGATGGAATTAGTGGCAGCTGCAGCTGGCTACTATTATTATAATAGTGTAACTAGGCAGCCTTGTCGTAGTTTGTCACCCAAAGGATCTGGATTTATGACTGAAGTGCTGAATGGAAGTGATGATGTGTGTCGGGAAATGTTTCGGATGGATAAACACGTTTTCTACAAGCTATGTGACGCACTTAGGCAGAGAGGGATGTTGCGGGATACAGCTGGTGTTATGATAGAGGAGCAGCTGGCAATTTTCTTGAACATTGTTGGCCACAATGAGCGAAACAGAGTAATCCAAGAGCGTTTTCAGCACTCAGGTGAAACAATTAGTCGGCATTTCAATAATGTGTTGAAGGCAATCAAGTCATTATCACGTGAATTCCTGGAACTTCCACCTCTCACAACTCCTCCAGAAATCCTTGGGAATAATAGATTTTATCCATATTTCAAG GATTGTATTGGAGTCATTGATGGCATGCACATTCCCGCACATGTACCTGCCAAAGATCAATCCAGATTTCGTAATAGGAAAGGCTATCTATCACAAAATGTGTTGGCAGCTTGCACATTTGACCTTCAGTTTATATTTATTTATCCTGGTTGGGAAGGCTCAGCTGCTGATTCACGTGTATTAAATGCCGTCCTCCATGATCCAGATCAGAATTTTCCTCCAATTCTTGAAG GAAGGTACTACCTTGTTGATTCCGGTTACTCAAATGTTGAAGGATTTATTGCTCCATTTCAAGGGGTGCGATACCACCTCCATGACTATAGAGGTGCTAATCAACTACCTAGAAATGCAAGGGAACTATTTAATCATCGGCACTCATTTCTTAGAAATGCCATACTGAGGTCTTTTGATGTGTTGAAAATGCGATTTCCTATTCTAAAACTCGCCCCTCAATATGCGTTTCATATTCAGAGGGATATAGTTATAGCTGCATGTGTTTTACATAATTTTATCCGGCGGGAGGATAGAAATGATTGGTTGTTCAGTGGTGTCGAAGGGAAGACTCTGGAAGAATTTCCCGATCTTGATGATCAAGCAGATATGCAGTTGTGTTCTCCAATACAAGAACAGATTGCTTCCTCATTGAGAGACTCAATAGCCACAGCTATGTGGAATGACTTCATAAACAAGTGGGATGAGTGGTGA
- the LOC131160255 gene encoding uncharacterized protein LOC131160255 isoform X2, with product MSIDPSAQMNFMDDDASSGSGEDANMVDGHNKRQSTTPLTAGRNKRSRKATGDAIVDAMLEIAAASKMRATAIMKNSSACMDDFDLALDEMELVAAAAGYYYYNSVTRQPCRSLSPKGSGFMTEVLNGSDDVCREMFRMDKHVFYKLCDALRQRGMLRDTAGVMIEEQLAIFLNIVGHNERNRVIQERFQHSGETISRHFNNVLKAIKSLSREFLELPPLTTPPEILGNNRFYPYFKDCIGVIDGMHIPAHVPAKDQSRFRNRKGYLSQNVLAACTFDLQFIFIYPGWEGSAADSRVLNAVLHDPDQNFPPILEGRYYLVDSGYSNVEGFIAPFQGVRYHLHDYRGANQLPRNARELFNHRHSFLRNAILRSFDVLKMRFPILKLAPQYAFHIQRDIVIAACVLHNFIRREDRNDWLFSGVEGKTLEEFPDLDDQADMQLCSPIQEQIASSLRDSIATAMWNDFINKWDEW from the exons ATGTCAATTGATCCTAGTGCACAGATGAATTTCATGGATGATGATGCTTCTTCGGGTTCCGGGGAGGATGCAAATATGGTGGATGGACACAACAAGCGTCAGTCTACAACACCATTGACTGCAGGTCGTAACAAGAGAAGTCGAAAGGCTACTGGTGATGCTATAGTGGATGCTATGCTAGAAATAGCAGCTGCTTCCAAGATGAGGGCAACCGCAATTATGAAGA ATTCATCAGCTTGCATGGATGATTTTGACTTAGCACTGGATGAGATGGAATTAGTGGCAGCTGCAGCTGGCTACTATTATTATAATAGTGTAACTAGGCAGCCTTGTCGTAGTTTGTCACCCAAAGGATCTGGATTTATGACTGAAGTGCTGAATGGAAGTGATGATGTGTGTCGGGAAATGTTTCGGATGGATAAACACGTTTTCTACAAGCTATGTGACGCACTTAGGCAGAGAGGGATGTTGCGGGATACAGCTGGTGTTATGATAGAGGAGCAGCTGGCAATTTTCTTGAACATTGTTGGCCACAATGAGCGAAACAGAGTAATCCAAGAGCGTTTTCAGCACTCAGGTGAAACAATTAGTCGGCATTTCAATAATGTGTTGAAGGCAATCAAGTCATTATCACGTGAATTCCTGGAACTTCCACCTCTCACAACTCCTCCAGAAATCCTTGGGAATAATAGATTTTATCCATATTTCAAG GATTGTATTGGAGTCATTGATGGCATGCACATTCCCGCACATGTACCTGCCAAAGATCAATCCAGATTTCGTAATAGGAAAGGCTATCTATCACAAAATGTGTTGGCAGCTTGCACATTTGACCTTCAGTTTATATTTATTTATCCTGGTTGGGAAGGCTCAGCTGCTGATTCACGTGTATTAAATGCCGTCCTCCATGATCCAGATCAGAATTTTCCTCCAATTCTTGAAG GAAGGTACTACCTTGTTGATTCCGGTTACTCAAATGTTGAAGGATTTATTGCTCCATTTCAAGGGGTGCGATACCACCTCCATGACTATAGAGGTGCTAATCAACTACCTAGAAATGCAAGGGAACTATTTAATCATCGGCACTCATTTCTTAGAAATGCCATACTGAGGTCTTTTGATGTGTTGAAAATGCGATTTCCTATTCTAAAACTCGCCCCTCAATATGCGTTTCATATTCAGAGGGATATAGTTATAGCTGCATGTGTTTTACATAATTTTATCCGGCGGGAGGATAGAAATGATTGGTTGTTCAGTGGTGTCGAAGGGAAGACTCTGGAAGAATTTCCCGATCTTGATGATCAAGCAGATATGCAGTTGTGTTCTCCAATACAAGAACAGATTGCTTCCTCATTGAGAGACTCAATAGCCACAGCTATGTGGAATGACTTCATAAACAAGTGGGATGAGTGGTGA